One Haliscomenobacter hydrossis DSM 1100 genomic window, TTCAGCGCCTGGAACGTCATGAATTCCAATTTCAAGTCTTGGCCAAACCCGCCGTGTACCAATGCGACAACTGGTTGCCGATGAATTCAGAACAATTTCAGGCATACAGCGCCTTGTGTCGCGCAGAAAACCTGAATCCGGGCAATCGCCAAATTGAATACCCCAGTTTATTGCTCTACTTCCAGCAGCTGTTGAGCGAACAAATCCGCTGGCACCTGCGGGGTTTTGGCTGTGAGGGAATTGCCGAACAACTGGAACTTACGTTGCTGAGTGAGCAATTGTTGCACCACCAAACCACTTATCATCGTGGCCTGCAAATCTCGATGATGAAAGGCGTCAAAATTGTACTCAACATCAATTGGCCGCTGCACCTGGGGATGGGGACAGGAGCAGCGATAGGCTATGGAATGTTAAAAAAAACGCCATAAGTCATGCATGCACTATTTAAAAACGAACCAGATCAGTTGGCGCAATCACTCAATTGGCCTGATGACTACCAGGATGTCATCAAAAAACAAAATTATCACCAGTTTTCCATGCCAAAAAAAGACGGTACCCTACGTGCCATTACCGCGCCAGGCAACAAACTGAAGTTTTTGCAAAAGACATTGAGCCATGCTTTCCAATTGACGTACCTGAACAAAATTCCAGATTGTGTACACGGGTACGTACCCGGCGACATCCACCCGGAAGTAGGTACTCGCCATATTTTGAGCAATGCCCAGGTCCACTTTGGAGCCAAATATTTACTAAATCTGGACATCGACGATTTTTTTCCCAACCTCGATAGCCTGCGCATCCTCGATGCCTTGCGTTACTGGTATCCAGAAATGCCACAGGCAACACAGGAATTATTGGTGGGCATTTGTTGCTACAACAACCAGCTGCCGATGGGTGCACCAAGTTCGCCCGTACTGTCCAACATGTGCGTACACCAAATGGATTTGGCTTTATTGACACTTTGTGCACAGCATCAGGTTACTTACTCGAGGTATGTAGACGATATGAGCTTTTCAAGCTCCAGCGATAATTTACTCGCCCTTGAACCTGCCTTAATAGAAGCCCTTCAAAGTTTTGGTTTTACAATCAACCAAGCCAAGCGGATGCATTTTGGCCCGGAGGGCCCTAAAATTGTCACGGGCCTGATCATGGATGAAACAGACATTACTGTAAATGATACTTTTTTGGACAACCTGAACGAGTGCATCAAAGAATACAGTCAACTCCGCTGGCTGAGCCGACAACTGGAAATGGACAAAAAATGGTTGCAGTCCAAGGTGCGGTTCGCGGCTCAGTCCATTGAAGGACAGTTGGCTTTTTTGTCTCAAATCCAGGGTGCAGATGATGCAGTGTACCAGAAATACCACCGAAAATTTGACAAGGCTCAAAGTATGCGCCCGCCTAACTACGACTTCTATTTCTAGCGTTGCACATAATCCTTATAATCCCTGAATTGGGCGACACTTCATTTGCTGGAGCATCGCCCAATTTTTTTTGGCCCCATCACAATTGTGATTTCATCGGAGTGGTTCGAAAAGACCCCAGAAGCTTTACTGAAGCTGTTGCGATTCGATAAGGAAACAGGCTCTTGGTGCACTTGTTTTACTGTGGGTGAATTGTTTATTTGTCGCGATTCGATAAGGAAACAGGCTCTTGGTGCACCTTTTTTTACCGTAATCCAATTCACTTTGGTCGCGATTCGATAAGGAAACAGGCTCTCGGTGCACCCAATTGTTTTCATTCCGAATTTCTCACGTCGCGATTCGATAAGGAAACAGGCTCTTGGTGCACCAAATTTTTTCATTATGGGCACATTCGAGTCGCGATTCGATAAGGAAACAGGCTCTTGGTGCACCCTATTATTAACCATATTTTTCAAACCAAAGTCGCGATTCGATAAGGAAACAGGCTCTTGGTGCACCATTCTTTGATTATATCCTTTTTAGCATATATGTCGCGATTCGATAAGGAAACAGGCTCTCGGTGCACTATTACTAACCCATATACCCATCAGTTAGTCGCGATTCGATAAGGAAACAGGCTCTCGGTGCACCTATTCACTCGTGGACAGAAAAGTTCACACAAGTCGCGATTCGATAAGGAAACAGGCTCTTGGTGCACCCTATGTTTTTCAATAAATTGAAAATCAAGGACTAACAAGCAAAACAATTCCAGGGCTATTGTTATCACTAGATTCTTACGATCACTTTCACCCCTCTTATAGCCTTAAAAGTAGTTAAAACCCCTATTTCAAAGAACAAATTGGCAATTTTTTCGCCGTATAATGTTTGTTTTTACAAATTTTATTGATAAAATCAGACATTGGGAGGCCTACTTCGTCCCAAAGCGCTGGTTCAAAATTTTTCCCAGGTCGCCTGATCAATTCGACCAAAATCGTAATTGGTTTTGGCCCCCAGGCCATACCGGGTCAACATTTGGGCGAAACAATCCAGTAACTGGTCAGCAGGGAAAAAGGAAGTAACGTGAGCACTCAGGTAAAAATAAAACTGAAAATGCCCGCCCGCCTGCATCTTTAAAAAAGGAAGCGGGGTGGGTTTTTTCAAAGGATGTTGGTGCGGGGTAATGATGTCGGTACCCAGCAGCACATCCACGGCCGGCGCAGCACCAATAAAATGGCACTGCTCGTAAGTTGACAACCAGCGTGGCGCTTTGGGGTTGCGGGTATCCTTGCCCTCAAACAGCAGATCGACGAACTGTTTTTGGGTGAAGGGATGCTGCTCATTTTCCAGCAAAGGTTGAAGTATCGTGGGCGTATTGCGTTCACAATGCGCCCGCAGGGCACCTTTGAGCGAGCTACCGGCGATGAAGGGCATACCCGTAGTAAAATCAAAGGTAAAACCCATCACCAATTCATTCAGTAGGCCCATGTTGTGTTTTATGCCCACCCCACTGAGGATACCACGGCCAGCAATCTGGCCTTCAATCATGGCGTTAGCACTTTTACGCAGACGCTCGTGCAACAAATCCAGGTATTCGCCCTGGTAGCGGAGCGGGTAGCCATTTTTAAACATTTTTTGGGCTTCTACAGACCCACCACTCATTTTAATCTTGCCCTCTATTTCCTCATGAATCAGCCCCTTGTAATATTCGCGATAGTAGGCCCAGCCCAGATTTTTTTGTTCCATCACTTTTGTTTTATGGGTTGCGACACTTGAATGGCCAGTTTAAAATAATCCACCGCTTGTTTGATCTCGTGTTGTAATTTGCCCATGTCTCCCGTTTTAATTTCCTCCACATAATTGCTCAAGAACCCTTTGTACTTCCCTGTAATATAGTAAAATAGTGCTTTGCAAAAAGTGGCACGCTTCTGTTCGACATCACTCCCGGTCGGATTTTTTTCAAAATACAGGCAAGTTTCCAGCAGTCCGATGTTAAAAACATTGTAGATGAAGTCGGAGCAGATGGGCACATAATCCTTGGTATCCACCGGGTATTTGGTTTTTTTGTCCGCCACATGCAGGATATGACAATTGATCAAGGCATCGAAAGCCTTTTGGATAAGTGGCAGTTCGAGTTTATTGATCATTTTGGTCAGCATTAAGGGTTTTTAAAACAGACTCCAATTTTCGGAACTCACAACGTCCGTATCCTACCGACAAATTCGCAGCGATGTTGATCACCTTTTCGTCGATTTGTTCATCGAATTTCACTTTAAACTTATGGCTACTGTCCCCGCCAGCATAACCAACAAAAGAATAAAAGCGGGTTTCAGCGTGCAAAACCTGCTCAAACCAAACCTGTCTGCTGATGCGGTGCTCAAGCTGGTTGCGCGGCACAATCGGCAAGTGAAAATCATCCACCAACACGTTGAAAGGCGCATCACTCCCCTGCTGGTCGCCTTGATCCATCACAATGCCAATAAAATTGTGGTTGCCGAAAAGAGACTTCAAGATGGGTAATTTTTGGCCATCCACCTGGGTCAATCGCGCTTTTATCTCAAAGCGTTCGAGGTAGATTTCGGAATCGGTAGTCGGCTCAGAACCGAGGTATAACAACCAATTGCTGGTGTTGTGCAAAAAACCCTCCTTTTCAAGAAAATCAATCTCTGATCGAATCGCGGAGCTGCGATCGGTGCCCAGGAAAAACCGGCTTTTTTCGCGCAAGTCCTGCAAAATCTGCGGACAAGTGACCAGGAAGAAAGGGCGATAATTGCTACGCACAGGAATGGCCAGTAATTCGGCGTCGTGCAAGGAAAAACGTCCAGCCTGGAAGACCTCTTTCACCTGGCCATTGAGTTCTGATTCCAGGATGTCAAGGGTATCCTGATCCAGTTTCAGGTCCTTGCGTTTTTGCAAGTTTCGCAGCACCTGGATCAAGGCATTATCGAGCGAATGATTCCCGCCAAAAGCATAATTCACCAAATCCCTGAGCGCAGGATCCTGCATCAAATATTCCCGCAGCGCCCCTTTGAGAGAGCTATTGTGGATGGTAGGGAAACCCCGCCAATCCCGTTGCACCTTATGGTCGATGGCTTCAAATTCGCTACGTCCCGTTCCGGGATGTAAAGACATGAGGGCGCGAAGGAAAAAAAGGTCATATTGTGTTGGCATGATGGTGACAGATTAATCGATGGGCAAAAAATGATTGTAACCAATCTTGTGATAATCCTCATACTGGGCGCAAAGCGCCCGGGGTTCAGTATCTTTATTCAGGTAAAGGATAGCGCCTCGTCCTAGCAGGTATTTGATTTCCGAAAAGCTGGGCAGCGCAAAATAGTTGGTGGCAGTGCGATTGGTGCGCGTTTGGTGGTGCCGAAACTGTACCACTTGTCCAATTACCGTTTGACAAAGGCTAAGGTAGTTGGCATCCATGTACGCGTCCGACAACAATAAATACCGGCTACCTTTGCGCGCACCCAGATCCTGGAGCGGTTCAAAAGGTTCCGGTGGATTGTCTTGAGGAAAAACCTCCATTTTAAAGCGGCTGCGCCGACCTCCCAGGGTGATAAAATCATTCTGCAAAGTTTGTCCATTGGCCAAAGCAAGGTAAAAACCAAAACCAAAGCCTGGTTTCAATCGAAATGAAAGCGATTTGAAGCGGCCCTGATCAAGGTTGGTTCCCTGGAGGCTTTTGTTGTTGTGGTCGCGGTGCTGAGGAATAAGCACCTCATCCAGGCTAAATGCAGGACCGCCTGTGGAGATCAGCAAAGGCACAAACTCGTTTTTGGCGCTATACGGAGACAAAGAATAGGCACTGCCCGGTTTCGCTTCATCGAGCAAGGAATAAGCCTTGTCGTTAACATTGGCCATGCGTCGAAACACTTCCTTCCTGCTTGGCCCATCTTCATCTGAATGGAGCATTTGGGTAAACTCGTGGCTGCGCAACAAATAAGGAATATTGCGTTCCCCTTGCAACAAAAAAGCCGGGGAAATGGACTCAATCGCCCCATAGTTTTGGCCTTCGGCTGGAAAAGAACCCGGACCAATCAGGGCCTCGGCCGCATGAGCTTGCGAAAGCGTTGCATCACCACGGCTGATCAGTCCCGCCTGCAGGAGGAGCTGGTAGCGAACCAGGCCCAGCAAAGAAGTTTGCTGAGGAAACCGAGCCGAATGCGTATAATACGTTGCCGGGTTGGCCAGTTCTGCATAAGTATTGGTGCCGAAGAAAAACGCATCACAAGGCGTCAAGCGCACCAAAAAATATTGAGTTTTCGGTATCGATGGGTTCATATCAGCGTTGATTAGAGCGGTTGTAAAAATGAATCAAACGCACCAGGGCAAGCACGAGCGCCGAAGGTTGCAACTTAGGGTACACCTTTCGGCATTCTTCGCTATACAGTAATTCTAAATATTGGATGAAAGCCTGGCCTTGGCCCAGGAATTGAGCGTTTTGTTTGATCAGGTTTTCAAAAACGAGGCGCAGTGACCACTCACGTTGGTAGCGCATGTATTCAAAAAGCGGATCCAACAATACCAGTCTGCGGGCCAGAGCGTTGCCAAAACTTGCCTCATCACCCTTATTGCCAATCACCAGGTACTCGCTTAAGGTGTGCAAAAAGCTCTCCCAGAGGGGTGGATGATTGCCCATGGGTAGCTCAATGCTCAACATCCGGCCACTGTGCGTGCCCAGGCGCAAAGCCAGGGTGTGTTTATCTGTGGCCTTTTTAGCAGCTTTTAGCGCATCCCGGGACATTCGAATGGATTCGTACAAGGGGGTTTTGTAGTGGGCAATGCTAACGCCAAAAGAAAGAGCAGGTTGCTCTTCCAATTTTTTCAACTGCTGGGGGTAATTTTGGCGGAACTTCTCGTAATGCTCCTGAAATTTTTTGTCCAGCACGTCCAGCAACTTGAATAAGTGAGGGCTAGTTCCTGGGGTCTTTTTTCCGGCATCATCACTTGCAATTCGTCGCACAGGAGCCATAAAAAACAGGTCATCGCCGCCGATGTAAACCGGCACCCCGCCGTAGCTGGAAATCAGCTGCGCCGCATCCTGTGCAAAGTTGAACATGAATTTAGAAAAGACTTCAATCTGTCCAGGCTCTTCACCGATGCATTCCAGTACCTTCCCCAGGTAATCCCCGTCAGCGTGTACGATAGCGAGGTGTTTGTGGAGGTGCAGGAACTTGTCCCCAAAAGAAGCTTCCAGATCCGCGATCAATTCCGCTTCAGCCTGGTCGTCCCCTATGTTCGCGGCTTTAAAATGTTTGGCAATGAGGTCATCAAACACCGTTGGCTTACTGTCCCTCAGCTCCCTGGCGGCAATTTCGATCAAGGAGTCGAAACGTTTGCCTTGGCCAAAACCATCCTGGATCAAAAAAGAAGTATCCTTTTTTGTCCGGGCATTGACCAGGTTAAAAAAATGAGCGAGGTGATTGGATGCCGGAGCGATGTCGGGCATTTTGGGGGCCAGTTCGATGGCATCAAGAAAAGGAGAAATGGTCAATATGACGTTTTGTCCCGATGGAATGTCTACCTGTTGCGCATTGAGTTGCAAGAATTGGAACAATTGCTTCTGCACTTCGTCTTGTGAGGGTGCGGACTGCTCCTGGTGGTGTTTCAAGTGCAAAGCGATTTTTGCTGCCACACCCTTTATCACTTCTTTTGCTGCATTGCGAATGCTTTGAATATCTGGTGCCGCACCCGTGTGGTGCAAAATGATGCGATCCGGGTATAAACCAGCGCCAGTTTTGGCCATAGGTTCAGCTTCAACCGGAGGTCCAGCCTCAACCAGGGGCGCATCATCCGGAGCTGGGCGATCAAGGTAAGGCAGGATCACCTGACAATCCGATAAAGCCGACAATTTCAAAGCCAATTGGTGCATGAGGTAGGAAAAGAAGTAGGACGAAGCCCAGAGCTCGCGGGTAAAGCGCGCATTTTCGATGGTACGGTCAATAGGGCCAATAGTGATTCCGGTGTAAATTGGCATGGTTCAGTGATTTAGCGTCTGGGAAGAAGAGGTTATTTTGGTAAGTCCCAATGGTTTCACCTCATCGCCACCTTGATTGGACAATTCGATAGCAAAATCAAGGAAAGCAACCAGGTCAAACTCAGCTGGAGTTTTTAAGGCAAAATCCATTTCTTGTTTGACCCCATCTATTCCCTTGGGTGGTTCAGTCCCTTGAGGTGGTTTTTTAACAAACCTGGCACTAAAGTTGAACGGAACATCAAACAAAGCAAGTGGAATCAGCAAAGGGACAAAAAAGGCAAAATCCTGAAAAATTTTGATGCGTAGAGGCGAAGCGAATTGTTCAGGACCCTTTTTATCTTCAGCATCAATTTTAACTTTCATCCGTTCAAAGGGGCCGTGCATCAAAAACTCAAAATTTTCTGCTAAACCGAGCATGGCCCGGATGTACCAACTTTCATCATAAGCA contains:
- a CDS encoding reverse transcriptase family protein, translated to MHALFKNEPDQLAQSLNWPDDYQDVIKKQNYHQFSMPKKDGTLRAITAPGNKLKFLQKTLSHAFQLTYLNKIPDCVHGYVPGDIHPEVGTRHILSNAQVHFGAKYLLNLDIDDFFPNLDSLRILDALRYWYPEMPQATQELLVGICCYNNQLPMGAPSSPVLSNMCVHQMDLALLTLCAQHQVTYSRYVDDMSFSSSSDNLLALEPALIEALQSFGFTINQAKRMHFGPEGPKIVTGLIMDETDITVNDTFLDNLNECIKEYSQLRWLSRQLEMDKKWLQSKVRFAAQSIEGQLAFLSQIQGADDAVYQKYHRKFDKAQSMRPPNYDFYF
- the cmr6 gene encoding type III-B CRISPR module RAMP protein Cmr6; amino-acid sequence: MEQKNLGWAYYREYYKGLIHEEIEGKIKMSGGSVEAQKMFKNGYPLRYQGEYLDLLHERLRKSANAMIEGQIAGRGILSGVGIKHNMGLLNELVMGFTFDFTTGMPFIAGSSLKGALRAHCERNTPTILQPLLENEQHPFTQKQFVDLLFEGKDTRNPKAPRWLSTYEQCHFIGAAPAVDVLLGTDIITPHQHPLKKPTPLPFLKMQAGGHFQFYFYLSAHVTSFFPADQLLDCFAQMLTRYGLGAKTNYDFGRIDQATWEKF
- the cmr4 gene encoding type III-B CRISPR module RAMP protein Cmr4, with protein sequence MPTQYDLFFLRALMSLHPGTGRSEFEAIDHKVQRDWRGFPTIHNSSLKGALREYLMQDPALRDLVNYAFGGNHSLDNALIQVLRNLQKRKDLKLDQDTLDILESELNGQVKEVFQAGRFSLHDAELLAIPVRSNYRPFFLVTCPQILQDLREKSRFFLGTDRSSAIRSEIDFLEKEGFLHNTSNWLLYLGSEPTTDSEIYLERFEIKARLTQVDGQKLPILKSLFGNHNFIGIVMDQGDQQGSDAPFNVLVDDFHLPIVPRNQLEHRISRQVWFEQVLHAETRFYSFVGYAGGDSSHKFKVKFDEQIDEKVINIAANLSVGYGRCEFRKLESVLKTLNADQNDQ
- a CDS encoding type III-B CRISPR module-associated Cmr3 family protein, which encodes MNPSIPKTQYFLVRLTPCDAFFFGTNTYAELANPATYYTHSARFPQQTSLLGLVRYQLLLQAGLISRGDATLSQAHAAEALIGPGSFPAEGQNYGAIESISPAFLLQGERNIPYLLRSHEFTQMLHSDEDGPSRKEVFRRMANVNDKAYSLLDEAKPGSAYSLSPYSAKNEFVPLLISTGGPAFSLDEVLIPQHRDHNNKSLQGTNLDQGRFKSLSFRLKPGFGFGFYLALANGQTLQNDFITLGGRRSRFKMEVFPQDNPPEPFEPLQDLGARKGSRYLLLSDAYMDANYLSLCQTVIGQVVQFRHHQTRTNRTATNYFALPSFSEIKYLLGRGAILYLNKDTEPRALCAQYEDYHKIGYNHFLPID
- a CDS encoding Cas10/Cmr2 second palm domain-containing protein; translation: MPIYTGITIGPIDRTIENARFTRELWASSYFFSYLMHQLALKLSALSDCQVILPYLDRPAPDDAPLVEAGPPVEAEPMAKTGAGLYPDRIILHHTGAAPDIQSIRNAAKEVIKGVAAKIALHLKHHQEQSAPSQDEVQKQLFQFLQLNAQQVDIPSGQNVILTISPFLDAIELAPKMPDIAPASNHLAHFFNLVNARTKKDTSFLIQDGFGQGKRFDSLIEIAARELRDSKPTVFDDLIAKHFKAANIGDDQAEAELIADLEASFGDKFLHLHKHLAIVHADGDYLGKVLECIGEEPGQIEVFSKFMFNFAQDAAQLISSYGGVPVYIGGDDLFFMAPVRRIASDDAGKKTPGTSPHLFKLLDVLDKKFQEHYEKFRQNYPQQLKKLEEQPALSFGVSIAHYKTPLYESIRMSRDALKAAKKATDKHTLALRLGTHSGRMLSIELPMGNHPPLWESFLHTLSEYLVIGNKGDEASFGNALARRLVLLDPLFEYMRYQREWSLRLVFENLIKQNAQFLGQGQAFIQYLELLYSEECRKVYPKLQPSALVLALVRLIHFYNRSNQR